Within Actinobaculum sp. 313, the genomic segment CGGACCGTGCGGGGACCTCTCCGCATAACTCGCCTGAGCCGGACCGTGCGGGGACCTCTCCGCATAACTCGCCTGAGCCGGACCGTGCGGGGACCTCTCCGCATAACTCGCCTGAGCCGGACCGTGCGGGGACCTCTCCGCATAACTCGCCTGAGCCGGACCGTGCGGGGACCTCTCCGGCCGGGTGGGAACGATTGCCGTTTCCGGCTCACCCGAAACGGGCGATAGCGTCACCTGCGCTGCCCCGACGCACCTGGGGTGAGTTCTACGCCGACGATCGACTGTTGCCGTATTTGCCCGCCGCCAGGGCGAACGGCTCAATCACGGCACAGGGCGCGGCGGTGATCGAAAAGTTAGCCGCTCGACTGCACTCCGGAATGTTTGATGCTCCCCAACCTGCGCTGGTGCATACAGATGCCGCGCTTCTGCATGGTGATCTATGGTCAGGCAACGTGTTCTGGGCCAGCGCCGACTCGGCCAGTCGCGGCGCGGTGACACCTTCCATACGGGACACTCACCCAACGGCAGGCACGGACCCGGTTGCGGTATTGATAGACCCTGCGAGCCACGGCGGGCATGCCGAGTCAGACCTAGCGCAACTGACCGTGTTCGGCGCCCCGTTCGTCGAGCGAGTCTACGCTGCTTATCACGAGACGTCTCCGCTGGCCGACGGCTGGCGTGAGCGCATTGGACTGCACCGGCTACATATCCTCATCGTCCACGCGGCACTGTTCGGCGGCACCTACGGAGTGCAGACGGTGGAGGAAGCACGGGGCTACCTCTGAGCGGGTTAAGAATGCGGCAGTTCTCGACTTCGGTCACGAGATTCAAGGCCGTTACACGCCCGTTTCGCCGAGCCGCGTCGAGAGCACATCGAGAAGTCCAACGCGTGTAGCGCACACCGGTCGCCGCTCGACTAAGCCGCGTTAAGACCACATCGAGGAATCCAACCGAAGACTCGCCACGACCGAGTGAAACTCGGCTGTTGAGCAAAGACTTGCTGCGGGCATCCATTGCCAACACGAACGGGATCGACACCCTAGCCAGGGCTTCGCTGGGGCTTGGCTAGGGACCTTTTGGCAATGCCATGCCAGGCGCTGCGACGCCGACAGTGCGCCTATTCTCTTACTCTTCTCGCTTTCGATCCCACGGTGAGACCGCGAAAACAGGTGGTAGATAGGATCGCCGGTTCGCCAGAGGATCCACCAGTTCATGAACATCAGAAGGAAGATGATGGGCATGAGCACCCATCGGTTCTGGATGAAGAAGACGACGGCCCCCGGCGAAGAAGCCCGTGTGCCCTGCTGAAGAGCCCCATGCGACCCAGTGAGAACCCTGCCCAGGGCAAGAACCCGCGCACCCGGCCAGGAACCCGCGCGCCCTGGTGAAGAAAGAGAGGGATTTTCAAGAAGTGTCGCGCATTTCCCGACACTTCTTGAAAACACCTACACTTCTCAAGGCGAGGGCCAAACAACATCGGCATCAGGGACCTGCAACATCAAGGCCAGGGGCAAGCAGCGGCAATTCGCACCCATTTGCGCGTCACCCCGACCCACACCACACCCGGCACACCCATCCGCGCGCCACCCCGACCCACACCACACCCGGCACACCCATCCGCGCCGCCCCGGCACACCCGCCGCCCACCACCCGACTCATAAAACACCCGGCACGGCAAAGAACCCCTCGCACTGCGGTGAAGAAACCAGCCCGACTCCAGGCGCACCCGCGCGCCCACCACACGGCCACGGCGCCCACAGCCCGCGTCGTCGTGCCAAAATGGCTGCATGAGCTTCCAGCGCCTTGCCGACGTCGTCCCGCCGATCGCCCTCGGCCCGCTCGATGGTCGTTATCGCTCAGTCACTGCACCTTTGGTTGACTACCTCTCCGAGGCTGCTCTTAACCGCATGCGCATCTATGTCGAAATCGAGTGGCTTATCTACCTCGTCCGGCATAGAGTGCTGCCTGGCATTCCTCTGCTGGGCGACGACGACATCGCCTACCTCCGTTCAATCCCTGAGACCTTTGGGGCGGCCGAGATCGAAGAGCTCGCCGCCATCGAGTCCGAAACAAAACATGATGTCAAGGCCGTCGAGTACTTCCTCAAACGTCGGCTAGCTATGCCTACACCAGGTACGGCGACATCGGGCACGCCGGGCACACCTACACCAGGTACAGCGATACCAGGCACGCCAGCTACGCCGACGCCGGGTATGCCAGGCACGCTGGAAATGCCAAGCACGTCAGGTACGCCAGATGCTGACCACCGCGATACAGCCGCCCACGCGATAACCACTAACCCACCCGCCCAAACAATAGCCACTAACCCAGCGGCCCCCGTCGGCACCCCTGCACCACATGACCGCGGCAACTCCCCATCAAGCTCCGCCATACCTCCCACGAACACGCCCACATCGCGCAACCGCAACCTTGAACACGATGCAGGCAGCACCACCATTAATCCCCCTACTCCCACACCCCCAACTGGCGCGAGTTCCCTTGCCGCCATGCACGAAATCGTCCATATTTTCTGCACCAGCGAAGACATCAACAACCTGGCGTATGCGCTTACCGTCAAAGGTGCTATCGAAAACGTGTGGTTACCAGCCGCACAGGAACTGACCGAGCAGCTTGCCGATCTGGCCCGCGCCACCGCCAAGCTTCCCATGCTTTCGCACACCCATGGTCAAACCGCTACGCCGACCACGCTCGGCAAGGAGATGGCGGTGTTTGCTCATCGCCTGCGTCGGCAGCTCAAACGCATCCGCTCCGCCGAGTACTTGGGTAAGCTCAACGGCGCCACAGGCACCTTCGGCGCGCATCACGTTGCCGTGCCGAGCGTCGACTGGCCCGCCGTCTCGCGCGACTTCGTCGAAGGCCTCGACCTGACCTGGAATCCCCTCACCACACAGATCGAGTCGCACGATTGGCAGGCGGACCTCTACGCCGACGTCGCACACTTCAATCGCATTGCGCATAACCTCGCCACCGATTTTTGGACATACATATCACTCGACTACTTCCATCAGAATCTCGCCGCGCAGGGAACCACCGGATCCTCCACCATGCCACACAAGGTCAACCCGATCCGGTTCGAGAATGCGGAGGCCAATCTGGAAATCTCGAGTGCTTTACTAGATACGCTCGCCGCAACGCTGGTGACCTCACGTATGCAGCGCGATCTCACCGATTCCACCACGCAACGAAACATCGGCACCGCACTCGGCCATTCTCTGTTAGCGGTGGACAATCTACGCCGCGGTATCGCCGGGGTGGATCCGAATCCACAGCGGCTCGCGGCCGACCTCGACGCCGCATGGGAGGTGCTCGGCGAACCGATTCAACAGGCCATGCGCGCCGCATCCATCGCTGGCGCCACGGGGATGGGGAATCCGTATGAACGGCTCAAGGAGTTGACCCGCGGCCGGACCGTCGGAGCGCAGGAGATGCGCGATTTCATCCGCAGTTTAGGCATTCCCGACGACGTCGAACGGCGCCTACTGGAACTGACACCGGCCAGTTACACCGGCCTGGCGGCCCGATTAGTTGGTTATCTCGACTGAACGCCCCGACCTGGACTAGGTGGCCCGACCTGGAAGGTGACCCGATGACGACTGCGTGGCCCAACGTCGACTGAGTGACCCGACAACGGTTTGGGGTCTGCACGGATGGCGCGGGCGAGTTTTACCTGGGCTGGGCCACGGGCGGTAGAACGTTGTCGGGTAGTGCCTGGCGGGTTGAGTTTCACTTGGGCTGGCATAGGGGTTATTCCCAATATGCAGTGAAGCGCGCCCAACGGGCCCATCCGGCTGAGCGCAAATTGGGCCTGTCCTGTTGCGCAGTAAACATCGCACCTATCCGGCTCAGCGCGAATCAGGCCCATCCGGCTCAACGCCCGTTCATCCCGGCATCCGTTTACTCCCGCTCGACAGCCCGTCTGGACGCAAGGCACCCATGCGAGATGAGCTGCATTCAAGTCCACTCTTGCCACCTGCACCTAACACAAGGCCACCCTTCCCCAGTCGGCATTCCAGGCTTCCTCCAGAATAGCGGAGGATAATGACTAGGCATCCGCGCCGTAACTGAGGGCAAGCCCGCTAACCCGGACTCGGACCGCACGGCCCGGCTCGACGCAGCCGTCGCGAGAATCGCGCGGCACCGAACGAACGAGGAGAGAAGATTAACGCGTTACTCACGAACCCCATGACAGGCGCGACAATCGGCACCGTCCTTTCTGAGGCGACCGCCAGCACCACCCTTTCCCACGCCACCACCAGCGCCATGCTATCTGACACCACGGCCAGCGCAGGCGCCGAGTTGACTGGGATCGCCGGCTGGGCAGTCGACGTGATGACCGCTCTCGGCGGCATAGGGGCTGCAGCCCTTATCGCCCTGGAAAACCTCTTCCCGCCTCTGCCCTCCGAAGTGATCCTGCCCCTAGCTGGCTTTGCCGCTGGCACAGGCGCGGAGCTCTCTCTGATCTCGGCCATTCTTTGGTGCACGGCGGGCTCCGTAGTCGGAGCATGGATACTGTACGGTCTGGGAGCCTGGCTCGGGCGTGAACGAGCACTGCGTCTGCTCACGCGTCTGCCGTTGGTCAACGCGCATGACATCACGCGCACGGAGTCATGGTTCCTCCACCACGGGAGTTGGACCGTTTTCCTTGGTCGTATGATCCCGGTGTTCCGCTCGTTAATCTCATTGCCCGCGGGTGTCACTCGCATGCATCCACTCCGTTTCACCCTGCTCACGGCAGCCGGCTCGGCAATCTGGAATAGCGTGTTGATCACCGCCGGGTATACACTCGGCGCCAATTGGAGCATAGTTGGGGATTACGTCGGCGTCTTCAGCCGCGTTGTCGCAATTGCGGTTGGAGTGGTAGCGCTCTACTGGGTGTTCCGACGCTGGCGGGTGTTGCGGCGCTGGCGTTCAGTGCCACAGCACTCTGACGCTCCGCCGCAGGGCCAGAACAGTTCGCGCCCCGCCGCCGACGCCGACCGCGCGGCGTCACCCACACACTAGAACGTTTTGGCAAGGGAAAGCCCCTTGCACAGGAAGGCCTATTGACCGCCCACGGCCACTTTCTTCACCTCGTCCGCGAAATCGACTCGGCACCACTCCGGCGGCGTCGACTCGGCACAGCAAGAGCCTTTTGGCCAGCCGATGTCCTCCGCATATCACATCGCTGCAGAAGACGTGCCTACATCATCCACCGGCGTGCGTCGTGCGCTAAGACACCCTGCACCTAACCGCTGCGCCCAGCGCCACCGTCGCCCGCTAAGGCCCCTGCACCTCACGAGCACCTACCAACCACTCCCCGTGGCCTCGCCTAGTCTGCCCGCACCGCGATGGCCGGATGGATCCGCGTGGCTCGCAGTGCCGGATATGCCGAAGCAACAATTCCGACCACCATACCGAGCACAGGCCCAAGCGCGATCCAGCCCAGGTTCAGATATGCCGACCAGTTGTTAAACGCCGCGACCCCCGTGATGGTGATCGCCGCCAGCGCCGCCCCGGCCAAACCACCGAGCGCGCCGATCACAGCGCCTTCGAACCAGAACACACCTGCCACGGCGGATCGTGATGCGCCGAGCGCCCGTCGCACGCCTATCTCGGTGGTACGCGCCGTCACGGAAACGATCATCGAGTTGGCAATCAGCAGCACGGTAAGAATTATGAGGAACGCGCCAATCCAGGTGGCCTGCCGGGTCAATTGGTCGGAGACTCCGCCGCGCAAATCGTTATGCATCACCACCTGCGACACGGAGAGCTTCTCCGGCGTCGCCGGAAGAATCGCAGTACGAGCGACTGCGGATATCTGGCTTCCCGCCCGAGGGCGGTCTTGATGAGTACCTGCGTCTCGTTATCCCTGCCTGCGATCTCCAAACCGCGCTGGTAAGGA encodes:
- a CDS encoding fructosamine kinase family protein; translated protein: MIPLSTGSTFGTGTFTKRGTAVAIAAEAAGLRELAAAARAGGAPVVRLMGSSTTSLQTARLSAAPPSPRAAETFGRLLAVTHAFCPDGQRVFGQAPTGVHDDGVMGEAPLPLVFTAGPEHDSAAAATQSKSEATEPTKRTVPHASPEPDRAGTSPHNSPEPDRAGTSPHNSPEPDRAGTSPHNSPEPDRAGTSPHNSPEPDRAGTSPAGWERLPFPAHPKRAIASPALPRRTWGEFYADDRLLPYLPAARANGSITAQGAAVIEKLAARLHSGMFDAPQPALVHTDAALLHGDLWSGNVFWASADSASRGAVTPSIRDTHPTAGTDPVAVLIDPASHGGHAESDLAQLTVFGAPFVERVYAAYHETSPLADGWRERIGLHRLHILIVHAALFGGTYGVQTVEEARGYL
- the purB gene encoding adenylosuccinate lyase — encoded protein: MSFQRLADVVPPIALGPLDGRYRSVTAPLVDYLSEAALNRMRIYVEIEWLIYLVRHRVLPGIPLLGDDDIAYLRSIPETFGAAEIEELAAIESETKHDVKAVEYFLKRRLAMPTPGTATSGTPGTPTPGTAIPGTPATPTPGMPGTLEMPSTSGTPDADHRDTAAHAITTNPPAQTIATNPAAPVGTPAPHDRGNSPSSSAIPPTNTPTSRNRNLEHDAGSTTINPPTPTPPTGASSLAAMHEIVHIFCTSEDINNLAYALTVKGAIENVWLPAAQELTEQLADLARATAKLPMLSHTHGQTATPTTLGKEMAVFAHRLRRQLKRIRSAEYLGKLNGATGTFGAHHVAVPSVDWPAVSRDFVEGLDLTWNPLTTQIESHDWQADLYADVAHFNRIAHNLATDFWTYISLDYFHQNLAAQGTTGSSTMPHKVNPIRFENAEANLEISSALLDTLAATLVTSRMQRDLTDSTTQRNIGTALGHSLLAVDNLRRGIAGVDPNPQRLAADLDAAWEVLGEPIQQAMRAASIAGATGMGNPYERLKELTRGRTVGAQEMRDFIRSLGIPDDVERRLLELTPASYTGLAARLVGYLD
- a CDS encoding DedA family protein yields the protein MTGATIGTVLSEATASTTLSHATTSAMLSDTTASAGAELTGIAGWAVDVMTALGGIGAAALIALENLFPPLPSEVILPLAGFAAGTGAELSLISAILWCTAGSVVGAWILYGLGAWLGRERALRLLTRLPLVNAHDITRTESWFLHHGSWTVFLGRMIPVFRSLISLPAGVTRMHPLRFTLLTAAGSAIWNSVLITAGYTLGANWSIVGDYVGVFSRVVAIAVGVVALYWVFRRWRVLRRWRSVPQHSDAPPQGQNSSRPAADADRAASPTH
- a CDS encoding ABC transporter permease, which codes for MSQVVMHNDLRGGVSDQLTRQATWIGAFLIILTVLLIANSMIVSVTARTTEIGVRRALGASRSAVAGVFWFEGAVIGALGGLAGAALAAITITGVAAFNNWSAYLNLGWIALGPVLGMVVGIVASAYPALRATRIHPAIAVRAD